One segment of Thermomicrobiales bacterium DNA contains the following:
- a CDS encoding FtsQ-type POTRA domain-containing protein, which produces MAVPEPQPAAAMPGAPVRERSPQRIGMLRSGRIPAAVIVVACGILLYGFLLSGDFLVASVVVRGVELGDPAEVATTADAIGEPIFSIDAGAAADRVALLPYVEHVSVRTSFPDKVTIAVIERQPVVAWKTGDSIALIDQRGHVLTDSRPLPDGLPSVINELEAPSVGQTLDPAIVASVIAAADTLGEVADALRWTTDDGLVAALRDDRQVIFGSPDRMPMKLAVYQTVAAGGSVWEVLDLREPDRPYYK; this is translated from the coding sequence GTGGCGGTGCCTGAGCCGCAGCCTGCTGCGGCGATGCCCGGCGCACCGGTGCGTGAGCGCAGTCCGCAGCGCATCGGCATGTTGCGCAGTGGTCGGATTCCGGCTGCGGTCATCGTTGTCGCCTGCGGCATCCTGCTGTATGGCTTTCTGCTGTCGGGTGACTTCCTGGTGGCGTCGGTCGTGGTGCGCGGCGTGGAGCTGGGTGATCCGGCCGAGGTCGCGACGACTGCGGATGCCATCGGTGAGCCGATCTTCAGCATTGATGCCGGGGCGGCGGCGGACCGTGTTGCGCTGCTGCCGTATGTTGAGCACGTCAGCGTCCGGACGAGCTTTCCAGACAAGGTCACGATTGCCGTTATCGAACGCCAGCCGGTCGTCGCCTGGAAGACAGGCGACAGCATCGCGCTGATCGATCAGCGCGGTCATGTCCTGACCGACAGTCGACCGCTCCCCGATGGTTTGCCCAGCGTCATCAACGAGCTGGAAGCACCGAGCGTGGGGCAGACGCTCGATCCAGCGATTGTCGCGTCCGTCATTGCCGCTGCCGATACGCTTGGTGAGGTTGCCGATGCGTTGCGCTGGACGACCGACGACGGCCTGGTCGCTGCCTTGCGCGACGATCGCCAGGTCATCTTCGGCTCGCCGGATCGTATGCCGATGAAGCTCGCCGTCTATCAGACCGTTGCAGCCGGTGGGTCGGTCTGGGAAGTCCTGGACTTGCGCGAACCGGACCGTCCGTACTATAAGTAG
- the ftsA gene encoding cell division protein FtsA, with the protein MPDQFIVGIDIGSSKLCSAVALRDPEGGVRYVGHGSTASGGLRAGEVSDPESLGAALRRAVEEARYLIGVNVEDVVATIAGARIQTLERMGGVDIDGSRPVAARDIRRALDDARGRDPDGMATIHRVVRAFAVDGEPVDDPSGRYGRRLDVWTRDFAVQTVITEGLRRAADLAGIRVHTLVPTGVAVAAAVTSQTERDAGIAVVDIGSATTDIAAYLGGELQHLVSFPLGGHHITADVASILEIPIEEADRLKIEHGAISEDVDEELIDWSPRTIAALQRQAKYGNLPGSAVRSITAARTVQIIDQVKATLDDLDDTRRLRAGVVLTGGTAQLTGIVDITRAIMGTAVREGHVLPGGGFPSIGDPGVSSAVGLIRYVTGRSVGMSPTRQRSPATAGIVHPLVMNPLAGGATIDVTRRQRTRQPNQRGWGTIVKGWVREFIPVSPAD; encoded by the coding sequence GTGCCTGACCAGTTTATCGTCGGTATCGACATCGGCTCGAGCAAGCTCTGCTCGGCCGTGGCGCTCCGCGATCCGGAGGGCGGGGTGCGGTACGTCGGCCATGGCAGTACCGCGTCCGGTGGATTGCGTGCCGGTGAAGTATCCGACCCCGAGTCCCTTGGCGCAGCATTGCGTCGCGCCGTTGAAGAGGCGCGCTATCTCATTGGCGTCAATGTTGAGGATGTCGTCGCAACGATTGCTGGCGCTCGCATCCAGACGCTTGAGCGCATGGGCGGCGTCGACATCGACGGCAGCCGACCAGTTGCGGCACGCGATATTCGGCGTGCGCTGGACGATGCGCGCGGTCGTGATCCGGACGGCATGGCGACGATCCATCGGGTCGTGCGCGCGTTTGCTGTTGATGGCGAGCCGGTTGACGATCCGTCTGGACGCTACGGTCGGCGGCTGGATGTCTGGACGCGCGACTTCGCGGTGCAGACCGTAATCACCGAGGGGCTGCGTCGAGCTGCAGATCTCGCTGGCATTCGCGTGCATACGCTCGTGCCGACTGGCGTTGCTGTTGCCGCCGCCGTGACATCCCAGACGGAGCGTGACGCCGGGATCGCCGTCGTCGATATCGGCAGCGCGACGACGGATATTGCTGCCTATCTCGGTGGTGAGCTGCAGCACCTGGTCTCGTTCCCGCTCGGTGGCCACCACATCACCGCCGATGTTGCCTCGATTCTGGAGATCCCGATTGAGGAGGCCGACCGGCTGAAGATTGAGCACGGCGCGATCAGCGAAGACGTTGACGAAGAGCTGATCGACTGGTCGCCGCGCACGATCGCCGCGCTGCAACGGCAGGCGAAGTACGGCAATCTGCCTGGCTCAGCGGTGCGGTCGATCACTGCCGCCCGGACGGTGCAGATCATCGATCAGGTCAAGGCGACGCTCGACGATCTGGACGACACACGGCGCTTGCGGGCCGGTGTTGTGCTGACCGGCGGTACGGCGCAGTTGACCGGCATCGTCGATATCACGCGGGCGATTATGGGGACGGCCGTGCGTGAGGGGCACGTGCTCCCGGGTGGCGGCTTCCCCAGTATTGGGGATCCCGGCGTCAGCTCTGCGGTCGGCCTGATCCGCTACGTGACTGGCAGATCGGTAGGGATGTCGCCGACGCGGCAACGGAGCCCGGCGACGGCCGGCATCGTGCATCCGCTGGTAATGAATCCGCTCGCTGGAGGCGCTACAATTGACGTAACGCGCCGACAGCGAACACGGCAACCGAACCAGCGGGGCTGGGGCACGATTGTGAAGGGCTGGGTGCGAGAGTTTATTCCGGTCAGTCCGGCCGACTAA
- the ftsZ gene encoding cell division protein FtsZ — MFDGHEDEYAANFARIKVVGVGGGGGNAVNRMIESAVDGVEFVAINTDAQMLINSNAPITLRIGDKLTKGLGAGGRPEVGERAAEESMETLAEVIRGADMVFITAGMGGGTGSGASPIVAKLARESGALTVGVVTKPFDFEGAKRRRVADESIATLREHVDALITIPNQRLMQMVDPKTPFSEAFRIADDVLRQGIQGISDLIVKPGMINLDFADVKTIMRDAGSALMAIGHGGGDSRTTDAARMAIESPLLEMSIDGATGVLYNIAASSDLTISEVGEAAEIIRQAADDDAEIIFGTSIDESLGRDVTITLIATGFQGARPTRQRPREERSERRSQRALEGSAPPRTPVLPDDEWAEPAILRFLRERQ; from the coding sequence ATGTTTGACGGGCACGAGGACGAATACGCAGCGAATTTCGCGAGGATTAAGGTTGTAGGCGTCGGCGGCGGTGGTGGCAACGCCGTTAACCGCATGATCGAATCCGCAGTTGATGGCGTCGAGTTCGTCGCGATTAACACCGACGCGCAGATGCTGATCAACTCCAACGCGCCGATCACGCTGCGCATTGGCGACAAGCTCACGAAGGGGCTTGGCGCTGGCGGGCGGCCTGAGGTCGGCGAGCGCGCAGCCGAAGAGAGCATGGAGACGCTGGCCGAGGTCATTCGCGGCGCAGACATGGTCTTCATCACCGCCGGTATGGGCGGTGGCACCGGTAGTGGCGCATCACCGATCGTAGCCAAACTCGCTCGCGAGTCCGGCGCACTGACGGTTGGCGTCGTGACCAAGCCGTTCGACTTCGAGGGTGCGAAGCGCCGTCGGGTCGCGGATGAGTCGATCGCTACGCTGCGCGAGCATGTCGATGCGTTGATCACGATTCCGAACCAGCGCCTGATGCAGATGGTCGATCCGAAGACGCCCTTCTCGGAAGCCTTCCGCATCGCCGATGACGTGCTGCGGCAAGGTATCCAGGGCATCTCCGACCTGATCGTGAAGCCGGGCATGATTAACCTCGACTTCGCCGACGTCAAGACGATCATGCGTGACGCGGGTTCGGCGCTGATGGCGATCGGCCACGGCGGCGGTGACAGCCGCACCACCGATGCTGCCCGGATGGCGATCGAGAGCCCGCTGCTGGAGATGAGCATCGACGGCGCAACCGGCGTGCTCTACAACATCGCCGCCAGCAGTGACCTGACGATCTCCGAGGTTGGCGAGGCGGCCGAGATCATCCGGCAGGCAGCAGACGACGACGCCGAAATCATCTTCGGTACGTCGATCGACGAGTCGCTAGGCCGCGATGTGACGATTACACTGATCGCGACCGGCTTCCAGGGAGCGCGACCGACGCGCCAGCGACCGCGCGAGGAGCGTTCCGAGCGCCGCTCGCAGCGAGCTCTGGAAGGCAGCGCGCCGCCACGAACGCCGGTGCTGCCGGACGACGAGTGGGCCGAGCCTGCTATTCTGCGATTCCTGCGCGAGCGCCAGTAG
- the nrdR gene encoding transcriptional regulator NrdR, which yields MKCPFCGKPDSRVVDSRDVREGESVRRRRECAVCGRRFTTYEKVEARELIVVKRDGRREPFSPRKLTDKLLIALTKRPVPMESVESIVREIETELLDRNVSEVSSTDIGELVLAKLKELDHIAYIRFASVYREFRDLDDWRREMASLDTARGAVDESA from the coding sequence ATGAAGTGTCCGTTCTGTGGCAAACCGGACTCGCGCGTTGTCGATTCACGCGATGTACGCGAAGGCGAGTCCGTCCGCCGTCGCCGGGAATGTGCTGTCTGCGGTCGGCGCTTCACGACCTACGAGAAGGTCGAGGCGCGCGAGTTGATCGTCGTCAAGCGCGACGGTCGCCGCGAGCCGTTTTCTCCACGTAAGCTCACCGACAAGCTGCTGATCGCGCTAACTAAGCGGCCAGTGCCGATGGAGTCGGTCGAGAGCATCGTCCGCGAGATCGAGACCGAGCTGCTCGACCGGAATGTCAGCGAGGTGTCGAGCACCGACATTGGCGAGCTGGTTCTGGCCAAGCTCAAGGAGCTCGACCACATCGCCTACATCCGCTTCGCCTCGGTCTACCGCGAGTTCCGCGACCTCGATGACTGGCGGCGCGAGATGGCGTCGCTCGACACGGCACGTGGGGCGGTGGATGAGTCGGCCTGA
- the trxA gene encoding thioredoxin, translated as MSKPVDVTDATFDTEVINADTPVLVDFWASWCGPCRIVGPILEEIATEKDGKLKIAKVNIDENNQMAAQLGISSIPTMILYKNGQPVEKIIGAYPKPRILEKVEPHL; from the coding sequence ATGTCCAAGCCCGTTGATGTCACCGATGCCACGTTCGACACAGAGGTGATCAACGCCGATACGCCGGTTCTTGTCGACTTCTGGGCATCCTGGTGCGGCCCCTGCCGCATCGTTGGTCCGATTCTCGAAGAGATCGCGACCGAGAAGGATGGCAAGCTGAAGATCGCCAAGGTCAACATTGACGAGAACAACCAGATGGCGGCCCAGCTGGGTATCAGCTCGATCCCGACCATGATTCTCTACAAGAACGGCCAGCCGGTCGAGAAGATCATCGGTGCCTATCCGAAGCCACGCATTCTCGAGAAGGTCGAGCCGCACCTCTAG
- a CDS encoding glycosyltransferase family 4 protein, protein MSASSRVGFDALFFEQPMTGAGQYATHLWRALRDIPGGIEPVLLAPSDCDLSAHTMPSDAVVRGAMPRPRLPGKARKLLWEQVGLPSATRQADVRLVHVPYFSAPMLQRVPYVVTVHDVIPLVLPEYAGSRQMRSYTRLVSRAVRNAALILTDSAYSKSDISDHLGIDPERIRVTLLAAHDDMRPAQTAAEQASVDEALTRLGIRRPFVLNVGGYDIRKRLPELVRGFARALPSLPSDCSLVITGRPHTANARLNPPLDGLIRDLSLTDRVIQTGFVSESDKINLYRACHVFAFVSAYEGFGLNPLEAMACGAPVICSRMTSLPEVVGNAGLLIDPESEAIGRALITVFADPALRADLAARSLRQAAKFSWGRTAAQTVEAYREVLDGGSQCAS, encoded by the coding sequence ATGAGCGCCTCCTCGCGCGTTGGATTTGACGCGCTCTTCTTTGAGCAGCCAATGACCGGCGCTGGGCAGTACGCCACGCATCTGTGGCGGGCGCTGCGTGACATCCCCGGCGGCATTGAGCCAGTGCTCCTCGCGCCTTCTGACTGCGACCTCTCCGCACATACGATGCCGAGCGATGCAGTCGTCCGCGGGGCAATGCCGCGGCCTCGACTTCCTGGCAAGGCGCGCAAGCTGCTCTGGGAGCAGGTGGGCTTGCCATCTGCGACGCGGCAGGCGGATGTGCGGCTCGTGCATGTGCCGTATTTCTCCGCACCAATGCTGCAGCGAGTGCCGTATGTCGTGACTGTCCATGACGTGATTCCGCTCGTGTTGCCGGAATACGCCGGCTCGCGCCAGATGCGTAGCTACACGCGCCTGGTCAGCCGCGCGGTGCGCAATGCGGCGCTGATCCTGACCGACTCCGCCTATTCCAAATCCGACATCAGCGACCATCTGGGGATTGATCCCGAACGCATCCGCGTGACGCTGCTTGCCGCGCACGATGACATGCGTCCGGCGCAGACAGCCGCAGAGCAGGCGTCGGTCGATGAGGCGCTGACGCGGCTCGGTATTCGGCGGCCGTTCGTGCTGAACGTCGGCGGCTACGACATCCGCAAGCGTCTGCCGGAGCTTGTCAGAGGATTCGCGCGCGCGCTACCGTCGCTGCCGAGTGACTGCTCGCTCGTCATCACCGGCCGACCGCACACCGCAAATGCGCGTCTCAATCCGCCGCTGGACGGTCTGATTCGCGACCTGAGCCTGACCGACAGGGTGATTCAGACCGGCTTCGTCAGCGAGTCGGATAAGATCAACCTGTATCGCGCGTGTCATGTCTTCGCGTTCGTGTCTGCGTACGAGGGGTTCGGCCTCAATCCGCTGGAGGCGATGGCCTGTGGCGCACCGGTCATCTGCTCACGGATGACGAGCCTGCCGGAGGTTGTCGGCAACGCTGGATTGTTGATTGATCCGGAGTCGGAGGCGATCGGACGGGCGTTGATCACGGTGTTTGCCGACCCGGCGTTGCGCGCGGATCTGGCGGCGCGGTCGCTGCGGCAAGCGGCGAAGTTCTCGTGGGGGCGGACGGCCGCCCAGACAGTTGAGGCGTATCGCGAGGTTCTGGACGGGGGTAGCCAGTGCGCGTCCTGA
- a CDS encoding glycosyltransferase family 4 protein: MRVLMLSKALVTGVYQKKLEEMATAPDLELLVVVPPKWIEGRVGTLELDRLFTTGYELEVQRMRFNGRHHLHYYPDLSKVVERFQPELVHIDEEPYNFVAAQATRLAKRAGAKTIFFTWQNLYRRYPPPFRLFELYAYRNADAAIAGNADAVDVLRRKGFRKPVKIIPQFGVDPDIFSPPTTPPPSDQPITIGYYGRLVPEKGVDTLIDAIALLPQHPQLVIVGAGESLNDLKERAVQRGLGDRVTFRGTMPSAQIPAFLHELDIVVVPSLTRPNWKEQFGRVIIEAMSCGVAVVGSDSGEIPNVVGDAGLIFPEGDVAALTTQLGRLLADPALLSHYSSAGRQRVLDNYTQRQVAARTVALYRDVLKAGIPERDSENAADADDMSGELAHGE, encoded by the coding sequence GTGCGCGTCCTGATGCTGTCCAAGGCGCTTGTCACCGGCGTGTATCAGAAGAAGCTGGAGGAGATGGCGACTGCGCCGGATCTGGAGCTACTGGTCGTCGTACCGCCGAAGTGGATCGAGGGGCGGGTCGGCACGCTGGAGCTGGATCGGCTGTTCACGACCGGATACGAGCTTGAGGTGCAGCGGATGAGATTCAACGGGCGCCATCATCTGCACTACTACCCGGATCTGAGTAAGGTCGTCGAGCGCTTTCAGCCGGAGCTGGTTCACATCGATGAGGAGCCGTACAACTTCGTTGCTGCGCAGGCGACGCGGCTGGCCAAACGGGCCGGTGCGAAGACGATCTTCTTCACCTGGCAGAATCTCTACCGTCGCTACCCACCGCCATTTCGGCTGTTCGAGCTGTACGCCTATCGCAACGCCGACGCTGCCATTGCCGGTAACGCCGACGCCGTTGATGTGCTGCGACGCAAGGGCTTTCGCAAGCCGGTCAAGATCATCCCGCAATTCGGCGTGGATCCGGACATCTTCTCGCCGCCGACCACGCCGCCGCCGAGTGATCAGCCGATCACGATCGGATACTACGGTCGGCTAGTGCCGGAGAAGGGCGTCGACACGCTGATCGACGCGATCGCGCTGCTGCCGCAGCATCCGCAACTCGTCATCGTCGGGGCCGGCGAGAGCCTGAACGACTTGAAGGAAAGAGCAGTGCAGCGCGGACTCGGGGACAGGGTGACGTTTCGCGGCACGATGCCGAGCGCGCAGATACCCGCATTCCTCCATGAGCTGGATATCGTTGTTGTTCCGTCGCTCACCAGGCCGAACTGGAAGGAACAGTTTGGGCGCGTCATCATCGAGGCGATGTCGTGCGGCGTGGCCGTCGTTGGCTCCGACTCTGGTGAGATTCCGAATGTCGTCGGCGATGCCGGGCTGATCTTCCCTGAGGGGGATGTCGCGGCGCTGACGACGCAGCTGGGACGCTTGCTCGCTGATCCCGCACTGCTCTCGCACTACTCCAGCGCCGGACGGCAGCGCGTGCTCGACAACTACACGCAACGGCAGGTCGCGGCGCGCACCGTCGCGCTCTATCGCGACGTACTGAAAGCCGGTATTCCGGAGCGCGATAGCGAGAATGCCGCCGATGCAGACGACATGTCGGGTGAATTAGCGCATGGCGAGTAA
- a CDS encoding flavin reductase family protein gives MASKVEREGMDALRLLQPGPLALVTSRFRSTDNIMTAAWLAPLSFDPPLVGVAIHSGRLTHELVTGSEFFALNIPTAELLVAVHRCGMMTGRNGDKFEAAGLTPADAQAIESPLVEECVAHIECGVVGRHTIGDHDLFIGQPLAVSAAAEAFDGRWLVETDAGQVLHHLRADYYATLSRPYQARLELDEE, from the coding sequence ATGGCGAGTAAGGTCGAGCGCGAGGGGATGGACGCCTTGCGGTTGCTGCAGCCAGGGCCGCTGGCGCTGGTGACCAGTCGGTTTCGTTCGACTGACAACATCATGACGGCAGCCTGGCTCGCGCCACTGAGCTTCGATCCGCCGCTGGTTGGCGTCGCAATTCACTCCGGTCGGCTGACGCACGAGCTCGTCACTGGCAGCGAGTTCTTCGCGCTGAACATCCCGACGGCTGAGCTGCTCGTCGCAGTGCATCGCTGCGGAATGATGACTGGCCGCAATGGCGACAAGTTCGAGGCAGCCGGGTTGACGCCGGCAGATGCTCAGGCGATCGAATCACCACTCGTCGAGGAGTGCGTCGCGCACATCGAGTGCGGCGTCGTTGGCCGACACACGATTGGCGACCACGATCTGTTCATCGGCCAGCCACTGGCTGTGTCCGCTGCTGCCGAGGCGTTCGATGGACGCTGGTTGGTTGAAACCGACGCCGGTCAGGTACTGCACCACTTGCGCGCCGACTACTATGCGACGCTCTCACGCCCGTATCAGGCGCGGCTGGAGCTGGACGAGGAGTAG